A region from the Vicia villosa cultivar HV-30 ecotype Madison, WI linkage group LG3, Vvil1.0, whole genome shotgun sequence genome encodes:
- the LOC131657611 gene encoding uncharacterized protein LOC131657611 codes for MSIPLNLYGGRIFFYLLKKFRRIFFVNNLDFKVGDDFTTSFWLSSWLKEETISSLFPSLFAISRLQDASIASTGGWINGEWHWNDFGNPIFPDSETGAAAMLRLLLGQQPSVSMVCAADVPRWRRTEDFRFSLSSCYGALCVRYTQYGPPNCFDFVWDYLWKIEAPLKCKAFEWKCFLNRIATKDLLVHRDISFAPSNLACVFCDGCAESSSHYLLLCQRVNEVWLQIASWIGLSDYKAGDFKESFWKWHLFCRRKNLKKGKVGCVWLTTIWSLWVFKNGIIFKDWVWNSRDAVWGVKALLWRWAFIENISQPNCNFYEFDKNSLLYFS; via the coding sequence ATGAGTATACCTCTAAATCTCTATGGTGGTCGGATATTCTTTTACTTGCTAAAAAAATTCCGGAGGATTTTTTTTGTGAACAATTTAGATTTCAAAGTTGGTGATGATTTTACTACTTCCTTTTGGCTTTCTTCTTGGTTGAAAGAGGAAACTATTAGTTCTTTATTTCCTTCTCTTTTTGCTATTTCCCGTTTGCAGGATGCTTCCATTGCTAGCACGGGAGGTTGGATTAATGGGGAGTGGCATTGGAATGATTTTGGAAATCCGATTTTTCCGGATTCGGAGACAGGGGCAGCAGCGATGCTGCGTTTACTGTTGGGGCAGCAGCCCTCCGTATCGATGGTTTGCGCCGCGGACGTTCCGAGGTGGAGGAGGACGGAGGATTTTCGGTTTTCGCTTTCATCGTGTTACGGAGCGTTATGTGTTAGGTACACTCAATATGGCCCTCCTAATTGTTTTGATTTCGTGTGGGATTATTTATGGAAGATTGAAGCCCCGTTAAAATGCAAAGCTTTTGAATGGAAGTGTTTTTTAAACAGAATTGCAACAAAGGACTTGCTTGTGCACCGGGATATTTCTTTTGCCCCTTCTAATTTAGCTTGTGTTTTCTGTGATGGTTGTgcggaatcttcttcccattaTCTTCTTCTTTGTCAGAGGGTGAATGAGGTTTGGTTGCAAATTGCTAGTTGGATTGGTTTGTCGGACTATAAAGCGGGTGATTTTAAGGAGAGTTTTTGGAAATGGCATTTGTTTTGTAGAAGGAAGAATTTGAAAAAAGGGAAGGTGGGGTGCGTGTGGTTGACAACGATATGGAGtttatgggtttttaaaaacGGTATTATTTTCAAGGATTGGGTTTGGAATTCCCGGGATGCGGTTTGGGGGGTGAAAGCATTGTTATGGAGATGGGCTTTCATTGAGAATATTTCTCAacccaattgtaacttttatgagtttgacaAAAACTCTTTGTTATACTTTAGTTAG